ATGAGAAGATAAGAGAGATTGAGGTTGGATTGATGGAGAAGAACAGTGAGAAAGAGTGGGAATTGATGGGAACTAAGCTCTTGGTTGAACAGATGAAGGAGGAGAGAGCAAGAAGAGATGAAGCTGTCGAGAAATGGAAGCAACTTTATCTTGAAATCAAGAATGAGCTTGATGAACTCATTCAAAGAACATACGATggtctctctctttctctttattcTTTATAGTAATTTTACCATTTGCTTTTATGCTATTATGATATTAGTGTCCTTTGAAACAAATGTGTCAAGTTCTGATATGGTTTTTGACAGGGGATGGTTTGTATTGGAAAGCAGAGGAAAATGACATAGAAATGGAAAATCTGAGAAAGGAATTGCAAGAAAAGGAGGAAACTTTGAAGGCTTTAAAATTCCAATTACTTGCAATGgagaaagagaagaacaaaaagGAGAGGGAGTTTGATCTGTTAAGGCAAAGCCTCAGGATTATGAATGGAAAGAAGAACTCAATTCAAACCAAAGAGAGTCTCTTGAGGACcaaatttggaaaatgaaaatgcaaacACACTGCACACAAAACCTAGGTTTTTTCATatccaaaattgaaaaatgtgcTTCagaatgtattattattattattattattattgtatactGGGTTAATGGTTGgtttgtatttttcaaaagcaccaattttcatttcaattttttcttgccTTCTTTTTctgtagaaaaataaacaagcagaagaaaaaaagaatgttGTTCTTGAGCATTGCAGGAAAcagaagaaagaggaagagtAGGAGTTTTTTGTTTCCTTGTGGAGTAGTTTAGCTGCTGAATATGGCAGAGTCTAAGGACTGGTGAAGGAAAGATACAGagaatatgttatttatttatttacttaccTATTTTTGTTTGCATTATTAAAGATAGTTTCTAATAGAAGTTTCTGTTCCTCTTATTTCGTATACTTTTCCCTTCAATGCAAAAGACTGTGGTGGCCACCTACACATTC
This genomic interval from Vigna radiata var. radiata cultivar VC1973A chromosome 8, Vradiata_ver6, whole genome shotgun sequence contains the following:
- the LOC106771119 gene encoding uncharacterized protein PF11_0207, with amino-acid sequence MGGRVSKSRRSSSEKYVMNLKEKVRVLQEEMKEMMYEREKESRSYERDIMVFTFKEADWKQEGKRLREEVKQLRSLVEEKDEKIREIEVGLMEKNSEKEWELMGTKLLVEQMKEERARRDEAVEKWKQLYLEIKNELDELIQRTYDGDGLYWKAEENDIEMENLRKELQEKEETLKALKFQLLAMEKEKNKKEREFDLLRQSLRIMNGKKNSIQTKESLLRTKFGK